One genomic region from Paraburkholderia azotifigens encodes:
- the ada gene encoding bifunctional DNA-binding transcriptional regulator/O6-methylguanine-DNA methyltransferase Ada, which produces MTTAFSHAAPATFDSEEARWTAVLKRDMSADGAFFYGVRTTGVFCRPSCASRLPRRENVDFFESADEARAAGYRECKRCQPGGLPRELEIVNRACAALDADPQQRLTLAQLSEAVHVSPFHLQRLFKRVVGVSPRQYQAAQRGAALRDALQRGADVTRATVDAGFGSPSRMYDTAAAELGMAPSEYRRKGAGLRVHYASAPTSLGLVLVATTDKGICKIAFGDAEAPLVDDLRSEFASAELVGDPVRLAPFIEQIDAYLQGKRERFDLPLDIAATAFQQRVWEALRRIPYGETRSYSQIAEAVGSPRAVRAVANACASNPVALAIPCHRVVQKGGALSGYRWGAARKATLLDTEAQRESRHADDTVQSTADMDHAA; this is translated from the coding sequence ATGACCACAGCCTTCTCCCACGCCGCACCCGCAACGTTCGACAGCGAAGAAGCCCGCTGGACAGCCGTGCTGAAACGCGACATGTCCGCCGATGGCGCCTTCTTCTACGGCGTCCGGACGACGGGCGTGTTCTGCCGTCCGTCGTGCGCGTCGCGGTTGCCGCGCCGCGAAAACGTCGACTTCTTCGAATCAGCCGACGAAGCCCGCGCTGCCGGTTATCGCGAGTGCAAGCGCTGCCAGCCGGGTGGTCTGCCGCGCGAACTCGAAATCGTGAACCGTGCGTGCGCGGCGCTCGACGCCGATCCGCAGCAACGCCTTACGCTTGCGCAGTTGAGCGAAGCCGTCCACGTCAGCCCGTTTCACCTGCAGCGGCTCTTCAAGCGCGTGGTCGGCGTGTCGCCGCGGCAATATCAGGCCGCGCAGCGCGGTGCGGCGTTGCGCGACGCGCTGCAACGGGGCGCGGACGTCACGCGCGCGACCGTCGACGCAGGCTTCGGCTCCCCGTCCCGGATGTACGACACGGCGGCGGCGGAACTGGGCATGGCGCCGTCCGAATATCGACGCAAAGGCGCCGGACTGCGTGTCCATTACGCGAGCGCACCGACGTCGCTGGGCCTCGTACTGGTCGCGACGACCGACAAGGGCATCTGCAAGATCGCATTCGGCGACGCTGAAGCGCCGCTCGTCGACGATCTGCGCAGCGAGTTCGCCAGCGCGGAGCTGGTCGGCGATCCTGTCCGGCTTGCGCCCTTCATCGAGCAGATCGACGCGTATCTGCAGGGCAAGCGTGAGCGCTTCGACTTGCCGCTCGACATCGCCGCGACCGCGTTCCAGCAGCGCGTATGGGAAGCGCTGCGGCGCATCCCGTACGGCGAGACGCGCAGCTATTCGCAGATCGCCGAAGCGGTCGGTTCGCCGCGCGCGGTGCGGGCCGTCGCCAACGCGTGCGCGTCGAACCCCGTGGCACTTGCGATACCCTGTCATCGCGTCGTGCAGAAGGGCGGCGCGCTGTCCGGCTATCGCTGGGGCGCCGCGCGGAAGGCCACGCTGCTCGACACGGAAGCGCAGCGCGAATCCAGGCATGCCGACGACACCGTTCAATCCACCGCCGACATGGATCACGCCGCTTGA
- a CDS encoding DNA-3-methyladenine glycosylase family protein yields MSTTPTATLELPFKVPYDWPRILRFFGGRATPGVESVEGGVWRRAIGWNGDSGTLAVHKHPRKHCIVATLDGAVSHHADALAAPIARMFDLHADPKSIGASLAADPWLAPLVAAAPGLRVPGAWSGFELVVRAIVGQQVSVKAATTIIGRIVQRAGERIDGHSHESTAWRFPTPAALAAVDLALIGMPGKRIQALQGFARAVADGDVPIDSIGSASFDLTQLRASLLALPGIGPWTVEYVAMRAWRDADAWPAWDLVLMQAIAARDPTLVRPNQQRTRTDTWRPWRAYAAMHLWNEVADRAGAARGG; encoded by the coding sequence TTGAGCACCACGCCGACCGCCACACTCGAACTTCCGTTCAAAGTTCCCTATGACTGGCCGCGCATCCTCCGATTTTTCGGAGGACGCGCGACGCCCGGCGTCGAATCCGTCGAAGGCGGCGTGTGGCGCCGCGCGATCGGCTGGAACGGCGACAGCGGCACGCTCGCCGTCCACAAGCATCCGCGCAAACACTGCATCGTCGCCACGCTCGACGGTGCGGTGAGCCACCACGCGGACGCGCTCGCCGCGCCGATCGCGCGCATGTTCGATCTGCACGCCGACCCGAAGTCGATCGGCGCGAGCCTTGCCGCCGATCCGTGGCTCGCACCGCTGGTCGCCGCCGCGCCCGGTCTGCGTGTGCCCGGCGCGTGGTCCGGGTTCGAACTCGTCGTGCGGGCCATTGTCGGCCAGCAGGTCAGCGTGAAGGCCGCGACGACGATCATCGGGCGGATCGTGCAGCGCGCCGGCGAGCGGATCGACGGTCATTCGCACGAAAGCACCGCCTGGCGCTTCCCGACGCCTGCCGCCCTTGCCGCCGTCGATCTCGCGCTGATCGGCATGCCGGGCAAGCGAATCCAGGCGCTGCAAGGCTTCGCGCGCGCCGTGGCGGACGGGGATGTGCCGATCGACAGCATCGGCAGCGCATCCTTCGACCTCACCCAGTTGCGCGCGTCGCTGCTCGCGCTGCCGGGCATCGGTCCATGGACCGTCGAGTACGTCGCAATGCGCGCCTGGCGCGACGCCGACGCATGGCCCGCGTGGGATCTCGTGCTGATGCAGGCGATTGCGGCGCGCGACCCGACGCTCGTGCGCCCCAACCAGCAGCGCACCCGCACCGACACCTGGCGGCCGTGGCGCGCCTACGCGGCGATGCATCTATGGAATGAAGTCGCCGACCGGGCAGGCGCGGCACGCGGCGGCTAG
- the gshA gene encoding glutamate--cysteine ligase, translating to MPNTTPTRTTDALLHRLSVLTSGPQRDALTTGLRGIEKESLRVLSDGHLAMTQHPRSLGSALTHPSLTTDYSEALLELITPAEHDASTTIERLDTLHRFVYSAIGDEVLWNNSMPGLLPEDDEIPIARYGTSNIGKLKYVYRVGLALRYGRTMQCIAGIHYNYSLNEEVWRLLRADQKSTANAVDFQSDRYLALIRNFRRTSWLLMYLFGASPALDARFLRGRPHTLETFDADTLYRPYATSLRMSDLGYSNTTAQAALHADYDTLPGYLDALAKAVSQPYPQYEAIGTQRDGEWVQINTNVLQIENEFYSTIRPKRVTHPGERPLHALAARGVQYVEVRCMDIDPFEPTGIALETARFLDAYLLVCALDDSAPLPPPAYCEANQNFSRVTMEGRKPGLELIRDGQPVKMLDWANELLAKIDHAAAVLDSIRGDDSHARSVAAQRAKLADASLTPSARVLQIMRDKQQSFLEFGLAQSIAHAEFFRARPLDEAQTQEFTALAAESLTGQTKLEREEVGSFDAFVAAYRAYTLNRFSV from the coding sequence ATGCCAAACACGACACCCACCCGCACGACCGACGCGCTTCTGCACCGCCTGTCCGTGCTGACTTCCGGTCCGCAGCGCGACGCGTTGACGACTGGTTTGCGCGGCATCGAAAAGGAAAGCTTGCGCGTCCTGTCCGATGGCCATCTCGCGATGACGCAGCATCCGCGCTCGCTCGGCTCGGCGCTCACGCATCCTTCGCTGACCACCGACTATTCGGAAGCGCTGCTCGAACTGATCACGCCGGCCGAACACGACGCATCGACCACGATCGAGCGTCTCGACACGCTGCATCGATTCGTCTATTCGGCTATCGGCGACGAAGTGCTGTGGAACAACTCGATGCCTGGGCTCCTGCCCGAAGACGACGAGATTCCTATCGCTCGCTATGGCACGTCGAACATCGGCAAACTGAAGTATGTGTATCGCGTGGGTCTCGCTTTGCGCTACGGACGCACGATGCAATGCATCGCGGGCATCCATTACAACTATTCGTTGAACGAAGAAGTGTGGCGGCTGCTGCGCGCCGACCAGAAATCGACGGCCAATGCCGTCGATTTCCAGTCCGACCGCTATCTTGCGCTGATCCGCAACTTCCGCCGCACGAGCTGGCTTCTGATGTATCTGTTCGGCGCGTCGCCGGCGCTCGACGCGCGCTTCCTGCGCGGCCGTCCTCACACGCTCGAAACGTTCGATGCCGATACGCTCTACCGTCCGTACGCGACGAGCCTGCGTATGAGCGATCTCGGCTATTCGAACACGACGGCGCAAGCCGCGCTGCACGCCGACTACGACACGCTGCCCGGCTATCTCGACGCGCTCGCGAAAGCCGTCAGCCAGCCGTATCCGCAGTATGAGGCCATCGGCACGCAGCGCGACGGCGAGTGGGTGCAGATCAACACCAACGTGCTGCAGATCGAAAACGAGTTTTACTCGACGATCCGCCCGAAGCGCGTCACGCATCCCGGCGAGCGCCCGCTGCATGCGCTCGCTGCGCGCGGCGTGCAATACGTCGAAGTGCGCTGCATGGATATCGATCCGTTCGAACCGACGGGCATCGCACTCGAAACGGCGCGTTTCCTCGACGCATATCTGCTCGTGTGCGCACTCGACGACAGCGCACCGCTGCCGCCGCCCGCATACTGCGAGGCAAACCAGAACTTCAGCCGCGTGACGATGGAAGGGCGCAAGCCAGGCCTCGAACTGATACGCGACGGACAACCGGTCAAGATGCTCGACTGGGCCAACGAGCTGCTCGCGAAAATCGATCACGCGGCCGCCGTGCTCGATTCGATTCGCGGCGACGACAGCCACGCGCGTTCGGTTGCGGCGCAACGCGCGAAGCTTGCGGACGCGTCGTTGACGCCGTCGGCCCGCGTGCTGCAGATCATGCGCGACAAGCAACAGAGCTTCCTCGAGTTCGGCCTCGCGCAGAGCATCGCGCATGCGGAGTTTTTCCGCGCACGTCCGCTCGACGAAGCGCAAACGCAGGAGTTCACCGCGCTTGCCGCCGAATCGCTTACTGGACAGACGAAGCTCGAGCGGGAAGAAGTCGGTTCGTTCGATGCATTCGTCGCCGCATATCGCGCTTATACGTTGAACCGCTTCAGCGTCTGA
- a CDS encoding OmpA family protein gives MFFRIVTAMACAAGIAGCTAYSGPTHNTDIVTLANGAKAYRVQCLGLLESSQSCMDEVKRICGDKPATRILTVDHVTSDLKSENDPREITFQCSTPVVEQPVQPAPVAVAPVVAPAVASAPVPAHLAPARKITLHGDATFALGSATLTPAATAKLDDFVAANQGVDIDRLTIAGYTDSTGSSELNNRLSAARARSVQGYLATAGVRASTWDVQGYGSASPVAPNTTAIGRAKNRRVDIQIDGK, from the coding sequence ATGTTCTTTCGTATTGTCACGGCGATGGCCTGCGCTGCAGGTATCGCCGGCTGCACGGCGTATTCCGGTCCCACCCATAACACCGATATCGTCACCCTGGCTAACGGCGCCAAGGCGTATCGCGTCCAATGCCTCGGACTGCTGGAAAGCTCTCAGTCCTGCATGGACGAAGTAAAGCGAATCTGCGGCGACAAGCCGGCTACGCGCATTTTGACGGTCGATCACGTCACGTCGGATCTCAAGTCCGAAAACGATCCGCGCGAAATCACCTTCCAATGCTCGACGCCCGTCGTCGAGCAACCCGTCCAGCCGGCGCCCGTTGCCGTCGCGCCTGTCGTGGCGCCCGCCGTCGCATCGGCACCGGTGCCCGCGCATCTTGCACCCGCACGCAAGATCACGTTGCACGGCGACGCGACGTTTGCGCTCGGCAGCGCAACGCTCACGCCCGCTGCAACGGCCAAGCTCGATGACTTCGTCGCGGCGAACCAGGGCGTCGACATCGACCGCCTGACGATTGCCGGCTACACCGATTCGACGGGTTCGTCCGAGCTGAACAATCGCCTGTCGGCGGCACGCGCGCGCTCGGTGCAGGGCTACCTGGCAACGGCGGGCGTGCGTGCATCGACGTGGGACGTGCAAGGCTACGGCAGCGCATCGCCGGTCGCGCCGAACACGACGGCTATCGGCCGTGCGAAGAACCGGCGCGTTGATATTCAGATCGACGGCAAGTAA